Part of the Acipenser ruthenus chromosome 37, fAciRut3.2 maternal haplotype, whole genome shotgun sequence genome is shown below.
CCAGGCGATGGCTGTGGAGGGCATCTGGAAGATGATGCGAGCCTGGGCCCCCTTGAAGTAAGCCTGGACGCCTCCCAGCTGGTACACCGTCCTGAAAGCGTTGGCCATCCCGGAGAGGTGACCGCTCACGTGGGCGGAGTTCAAGGCCACGTTCTCCTGCGTGTTGAGCAGCGTTTTGCAGACGTCCAGCGGCGTCGTGGCGGCTGCGGCCACGGCTCCCGCCAAGGCCCCGGAGATGATGTGCGTCTGGGGCTGGTACTGCCGGCGCGGGTTCAGCTGCTCCTGCATGAACTCGTAGGTGATGAAGTGCAGGGCCTGGAAGGGGATGTTCATGGTCAGCTGCGTGGTGTAGCTGCGGTAAAAAGCCGCCAAGCCCTCTGTCCTCCTCACCGTGCGAATGCAGTCCCAGACGCCCTTGTAAGGAGAGTTGTACATCTGCATTCTCGTCTTCACAACTGCGGAGCCCCAAGAACAGAGATGTTAAGGTTTGTTGGAACAGTGTTGGAAAAACGGGGGGGTGCATTTGACATGAAGGGTCATGaggatggaaaaaaagaaaatggtttatctaaactaaaaaataaaaaaaaaatcttccctgTAAATTTTGatagactattaaaaaaaaaaaatttcccccCAGCACATTTCCATGTACTTTGACTCAGGCCTGAATAAATGAATGCATACATTACTGCAAGCTGTTCACTCAGCATGCTGTACTATCACACCTCTGCATCACATTACCTTCTGCCGGGTTCATCACTGCATCGTGGAGCACTGTAGCCATGCTGCCAGCAATGCCTGGAAACaatcgaaaaaaataaataaaatcaacactGTGCCACTGTTACTGTCATACAAACACATCTATGGAACCTGTGTAAGAAAAGGCAGCATACAgccaaaaacaataacacaccgaGGGAAACTTTGTTTTGCatgaagcagggatggaaataagactctcactgcattgcagtttggtccattcctgATTGTATCATCAAGTTTtatgaacttgttacctatacactaggGCTAATcaaacacatattaaaacctgaaatgggtaaaactgcgatgcaatgggagtcttgtttccatccccgATAAAGGCGTTTCAGTTGCTTGAAAAGACGACTGTGTAGGGGAGCTGGAGTCTGAATCTTACTTTTTGCTTCACAACTCTGATTAAATACGCAACTACCTGCAGAAGCCTTGTGGCCAAACAAACATTGATGTGGTTTGCATGAAAGATTCCTCTGGGTTGGGAGGTAGTGTGCTCTTTTGCGATTTATCATCAACTTATTTATGATAGTGGGGAGGAGATGGGCGTGCTCAAAAGTACAAGGCGTTTGTAGCAAGAGTAAaggtaaagcaaaaaaaaaaaaaaaagatcttttaCAATGTTTGCTTTGGTCTGAAGGGCAAACATtacaaacaaactgaaacctgTTGCAGTTCAGCATGGGGAATGCAAGAAGAGTGTTATCCGTGCAGTCTAGcacacatgggcagcagtgtggagtagtggttagggctctgaactcttgaccggagggtcgtgggttcaattccaggtggggacaCTTCTGCtacacccttgagcaaggtactttacctagattgctagagaataatgtgtaaaaaataatgtaattgtatgttaaaataatgtgatatcttgtaacaattgtaagtcgccctggataagagtgtctgctaagaaataaataataatacagggaaataaagctcttttttccccccattgtGCTCTAATGAAGGCgtgatttatttaaattaataaagtaaaaaaaaatcatgcaataATCTCAGTTCTACTTTATTCCTTTCACTCGTAAATTACTTTCACACTGCTTGTCTGTTAAACTGGGATATTTAACTTGCAAGAATTAACACAATTAATAAAGGAAAGCGGTACAATGTAGGCCAATGGTTACAAAACCAAAATGGATTTGTATGCTCTTG
Proteins encoded:
- the LOC117966140 gene encoding mitoferrin-1-like, yielding MELRTDTVVAALEMAESSERNDDEPVDVVDYESLPLTVSLGTQMTAGAVAGILEHTVMYPVDSVKTRMQSLYPDPRAQYRSVYEALRRIVRTEGVWRPLRGMNITILGAGPAHALYFACYEKMKWTLSDIIKHGGNSHTANGIAGSMATVLHDAVMNPAEVVKTRMQMYNSPYKGVWDCIRTVRRTEGLAAFYRSYTTQLTMNIPFQALHFITYEFMQEQLNPRRQYQPQTHIISGALAGAVAAAATTPLDVCKTLLNTQENVALNSAHVSGHLSGMANAFRTVYQLGGVQAYFKGAQARIIFQMPSTAIAWSVYEFFKYFLTKHNLEKSGGSSS